AGGTTTTTGTCTCCTACgtaggcactctaccactgaccttTACCTTAGCCTCCCATTGGTTTTTTGCagggctggggatcaaacctttACTGTATAAGCAACCTGGTTTTGCAAACAGATTCTGAAGAACAAGAGGCCGAGGAGGTCTCCTTCCTTGCTCTGTGGAATCTTTACATCCTACAAACCCTTTTCCCTTGGGTTTCTGGCAGTATGAACAGAGTCTAATGATGAGAAAGGAATCAGCAGTATGGCGTCTCCCAGAGCCCAGGCAGGCGCACACCTCATTTCTCGAAGACGTTTCACATGGTGGATGCACTTCTGCACGGTGTAGTCTACCTCCTCCTCTGTAGTGAAGCGGCCGATGCCGaacctgagagaacagagaaggTCTCACACCTGGCTGCAGGTTTGCCTTTTGGTCGTGTTGACCAATACTCACTGAGGACTCACTAAGTAAAGACAAAGGGAGGGCTGGAGTTcctgcttagcatgcatgaagtcccGGGCTCAATCCCTGACTGGACTGGTGGTGCTCCTCCAGTcctcgggaggtagaggcagagtaAGCAAGGTCATTCTCTGGCTACAGAGTCAGTTGGAAGCCAACCAGGTGTATGAAAGCTACCAGAGCAAAAGAGGAAAATAGGAGATGGTAGGCCCACCTCTCTAGGTAAAGGTTTCTGAGAACACAGCTTGAGAATGAGAAGCCACTGACACGTTCCCTACATCTACTCGAGAGCTCATGGGCAGAGGATCTGAGCACAGGACTTAGACATCCTCATCTTCACCAAGATTCAAGAAGGGGCAGGGGCACAGCTCAGCACAAGtgtgcttgcctaccatgtacCATTCCCCCAAACTGCATAGACCAGCATAGTGAGCACGCTCCTGCAACCTCAGCAGTCTGGAGCAAAGGCAGGACAGAGTTTAAGACTAGCCTGTGAATTTCTGACAAGACCTTAACAAATCAGGagcaaagccacacccactcacacCCCACCACATACACCCACCCCAACACAGTCAGTCacccaaacacacccacacacacactcacacacaaatgcccatattcacacacacagacatacagaaagtCATTTcccatactcatacacacactcacagtcatacacataaacatctactcacacatacacaaaaacaaatgcacatcacacacattctcacacacatactcatatacatacactcacatacatacaccatgcaTGAACTCACTGACCTGATAGAGGAGTGTGCTAAATCCTCATCCGTACCGATGGCTCTGAGGACATACGAGGGCTCCAATGATGCGGAAGTGCAGGCACTAAGGATGGAGATATGATCCTTTTAATCCATAGGACACGCCCAGGGTCATTCTTCCTAGGCAGGGCCCTGAAATCATACCACAGGGACAGAAGAAACAGCCTCGAAATGTGGTTGGGCCGGTATGTACTTCTGGGCCCTACAGTAGATAACTTTCTGGACTAAGGGCACTGCCAAGGAGTGAAAGAGCATGAGAGCCCACCAACTGGACctgacaaaagagtcagagaaccTCTGTAGCCAGGGCAGAGAATACAATATGTAACCCTAGAGGACAGACAAAACCTTGGTGGATTAAATCCAAACTGTTAACTCAACCACGCAAAAGACATCTTCAGTCAAGCATAAGTGGagaacacctttaattctagcacctggaggcagaggcaggaggatctctattaGTATGATAATACTGGGATCTATACAAAGCATTTCAGGATGGTCAGGGGTACATAGAGAcctcctgtctcaaaatgaaacaaaaaacatcTTCTAGGACCTACAAGTCACCAAGTTCTCTCTAAACAAGAGCTGCTAGAATGGTAACATCAGCCTATGGCCACTGGCCAAAGCCCGAGCTTACTGTGACCAAGAGTTCTTGACATATCCACACCAGGAAGCTCAGTGACACACAGGAAACCAACAGGCCAGGTAACAGGTGCTGCCACAGTGCCTGCTTACACCGTCCAACTCACCTCCCCGAGGACAAGGCAACGTCCTTGAGTGCCATCAGCAGGCTTTCCCCTTCCACATACGCAAAGGAGAGGTTGATACAGCctgaagaaaagaacacacagtgACGGTGCTCTGGGCCTCAGCTTCTGCCAGAATGGAGACTGAGAGCTGGAGCAGAGCCTGGGTACAGAGTGCCTACTATGAAGGagacaatgaaacaaacaaacaaacaaaaaaaaatagctacAAAATGgttttcagaaacaaagacagaatggtGGAAGGAGGAGGGGCACCAGGACGGCTCTGCAGGTAAAGCCCTTGCTACATACACCTGGTGACCTGAATTTTGTCTCTGAAACCGATGgagagtggaaggagaaaagtgaCTGTGTAAGTGTATTGTGGAAGGCATCTTCCAGCCCCATGCAACAAAAAAAgtttacaaagaaaaacagagtTGGGCGTTgtagtgcatgtctttaattccagtactcgggaggcagaagcaagcagatctctgagttcaaggctagcctggtctacagattgagttctaggacagtcatggctacacagagaaaccctgtctcaaaaaaacaaaataaaaaaatagcatagaaaaacagcaaaaaggggctggagagatggctcagcggttaagagcactgactgctcttccagaggtcctgagttcaattcccagcaaccacatggtggctcacagccatctgtaatgggatctgatgccctcttctggtgtgtctgaagacagcgacagtgtactcatacataaaataagtaaatcttaaaaaaaaaaaaaaaaaacagcaaaaagaaaagcaggtgaaggggctggagagatggctcagtggttaagagcgctgactgctcttccagaggtcctgagttcaattcccagcaaccacatggtggctcataaccatctgtaaagagatccgatgccctcttctggtgtatctgaagacagctacagtatacttatatataataaatgaataaatccttatttaaaaaaaaaaaaagaaaaagaaaagcaggtgAAACCTGAAAGGGTGAGTCCATACCAGGGTAGTGCTGCTTCGGGTCCCCGTTCATCACCACATCTGGAAGGTTCTTCATTATCTTCTGTATGAGTCGCTCTGCTAACTTTGAGATCCGTTTATGGTCGTACTAAGGAGCAGGCAGGGGAGAACTAAGTACAGTGACTACCAATCAGCTCAGTACACCCAACTCCAGAAGCCCTTCTCCCTACCGAGGAGTGACTCTGTATCACACAGACCCTTCTGCTGACCTATGTATGGAGACCACtctatccccagcactgggagcaGTGTCTGATGTATAAAAGGTGCTCAGAGCTGCCAACAACCTACAGAAAAATGGCCTGGTAACTAAAAACAGGGCATGTATGGGTTTTCAGTCATTTCTTTCAGAACAAGGGGCTGCAGTTCCTTGACAAAACAAGCTttaatttaattgtgtgtgtataaatgtatacattacATTTACTTCCAAGGAACTGAACCCAAGGTCTTGCACatcctaggcaagtactctatgaCTGATCCAaccctttccttttcattttgatcCAGAGTCTTGCTATgaagcccaggatggccttgaactgaaaattattctcctgcctcagtctcccaagcaaCTAGGATGACAAGCATAGGATGCCAGCTGCCCAAAGGCAGAATTTCCTTAGACTTCCTTCTCTAGAGATCAGACACAGCTATGCTGATACGTCACTAAATGGGAGAGCCTGTGTGAGGGGAGTACCGGGGTACTGCTCTCCCCAATATTTACCTCCATCTCTTGTTGTGCCAGCTCACATGCAGCTCCCAGGCCCACCACCAAGGGTGTGGGCACTGTCCCAGACCGCATACCCCGCTCCTGCCCGCCTCCACTTTGTAGGGCCTCCACACGCACCCGGGGCCTACGGCGGATATAGATAGCACCAACCCCTTGGGAAAGAAAAGTtgttagaaagaaaagagaaacacagatgAAACAAAAGATTACTTTCTAAAAAAAGTTAAAGTATTTCAAGTTCTATAGTTAactttttctaaattaaaaaactagaaggaaaaggagaaatggaAAAAGCATAATTTGTAGCAAAAGTACTCAGCATAAATATGTTACAGCAGGTAAACATATATTAATGACCAAAATGATTTCAAGCAGATTCCTATGCATGATGAAATGACAGCATACAACAGAGGACTATTCCTAAGAGCAAAGGGATTAGAAACCCGCCAGTGACAATAAGTACATACTGCTCTTAAAGAGGACCTGTGTGTGGCTCCCAGTGCCCACACCAcagagctcacaactgcctggaaccACAGCTCAGGAAACCCAGTACCTTCCTTCACTCTTGGAGTCTTTGCAGGGACCTGTACTTACTTTCATAAAACTCATcacaataaaaataatcacaaaactCCCCAATAATAAGAAATAAGGttcagaaagaaggaggaagaggaagaggaagaggaagaggaagaggaagaggaggaaaaggaggaggaggaagaggaagaagaggaggaggaggaggggagggagaaggggagggagaagaggaacagaaaaaacaaaccattaggggctatagagatggctcaatggtttgctgctcttgcagaggacccaggttcagttcccacccATACAGAGCTCAAACAGTTCCAGGGGAGTCTGtgacatcttctggtcttcatggacATTGCACTCAAACAGTACACTTAGacgtatgcaggcaaaacacacatacacctaaaataaataaatcttaaagaaagattGAAACAGCGTAGGTGGCGGCCATGGGAGAATGTCAAATACATTTTGGAATGTCCCTACAGTGAGACACCAAGCAACTGTAGGAGAGACTGACACTCTTTCACGCTGTCATTGTAAAAACTCTAAACACTCTGCTGGGAAGCGGTGAGGTCAGGCTTGGTGGCTCGTGCCCACAacacagcactggggaggggCATCAGCCTTAGGTAAAGTACAAAATCCCGAAgaatgagaaagggaaggaggagagcctggccAACTCTGTGTGCTTCTTCCTTTGCTTCAGCTTTCCTTTTAGAGTCTCCTGCGTTCTAGGGAGACCTGGAACTCAATGTGTAATCAACAGAAGATTCCCTtatgtccgtccgtccgtccttccttccttccttccttccttcttcttttcaagATAGCGTCTAACTGCGTAGACTCACTATGGAGACCaaactgaccttaaactcagagatttgcttgtCTACAGGGCACTGGAATTAAAGAATATGCATGACATTGGATTTTATTTTAGGATGTAGTATTAGATGAAAAAGCAAGATCAGATCATATATAGTTtggggaaaaggaggggaaggcAAGTATGGCTGTCCTTATAAATAAACAGACAATTGTAAAAAGCCACCCAGGCATGGCACAGCAAACATGTCTACGACCCCACAACTCGCGACTGAGGAAGGAGGAATACAAACTCAAAGGCAAGTCTATGTCTCAAGAGCCTCAGGAGGAATGAACAGGGACAGAAGACAATGTGACTACAATCAAGTCGCGTTGTAAAGTGCAAGTTGAGATATACAGGAACAGCTCACGAGACTTAATCATAGCCTGTGAGTGCCCTTGACAGCCAGCATGGAGGGGCAGATAGAAATATCAGCCTAACTAATGAAatctgttttgttcttgtttttatttatgtcatATGTCTACTGAAACCTGAATTAACAGAACCCTGTTTCTTCAGCCAAATCGACAGCTATGTCGCTTTAAGGACATAGTGAAGAGATCAAGAAAGAATGCCAGCTAGATACACAGCAACTGCTTGGATCTACGAAGAGGCACGTGGCTTTGACTATTGTTGAGTGATACTTCTACAGTCCAGGCTACTCTAAATGTACAACCTCCTTGGAGAACAGTCACAGTCTTGAGTGATTGTGCTGCTGAGAAGCTGAAAGAACAGGCAGGGACTGGTACCTTTAGGGCCGTAGAGTTTGTGACCACTGATACTCATGAGATCAATTTTCATGTCATTGACATCAAGTGGGATTTTCCCAACAGCTTGGGCTGCATCAGTATGGAAGTACAGCTTTCTGGAACTGCAAATCTGGcctgaggaaagacagagacgACCCATGGCACACCGGATGTAACCTGACAGCAATCTCGCTAGGCACCATGAATAATTTAAGTGATtgattacatacatacatacacataatacatacacacacatatatacataaacacatacatgtatatacacacgtgtttctatacatatacacacacatactatatatgtgtgtatgtgtgtgcatgtatgtgtgtatgtgtgtatgtatgtgcatgcatgtgtgtgtatgtgtgtgcatgtgtgtatgtgtgtatgtgtgagcgtgcatgtgtgtgtatgtgtgtgcatgtgtgcatgtatgtatgtgtgtgcgtgcatgtgtgcgtatgtgtgtgtgcatgtgtatatgtgtgtatgtgtgtgcatgtatgtgtgtgtgtgtgtgtacatgtgtcctCCCCTACTCCTTGCTTTTCCACCTTCccctctgccctccccctccttctccagcTCCCTCCCAACTCCCGGCCTCTCTGCTATTACTCTAAAGGTCAAGGGCAAAAACACTAAAGGACAAACACACCTGATATTTTGATGCCCAAGATTCTTCATACCACCTCATtaaccctggactctgagaaTGTAACATCcccttttaaatacttttttatttaaaagaagaaaaagcaacagGTATTTTTTGCTAATTTGCAGAGGGATTATGAGGTAAATTCTAATCTAAGGATAAAGAACATGCAAAAGATAAAAAGGATATAtggcattttttattttgttgtcattttgggcaaaaacagaaataaaaaataacagcacagcagcaacaacaaccatAAAGGGCACGCAACCCTAAATTCTAAAAACTCACACAGTAGCCAGCTAGAATGCAGGTCAGTAAGGCACATAGCTCTTCCTGTTGGTCCACTTGGCTTTTGTGTCAGAACTCTGTCCCTGCTCCTTCCATGGACCCCAGAGGCTAAGAATCAGGTTAACCTACCATACTTACCTATTTCTGCAATCGGTTGCTTTACTCCAATCTCATTGTTTACAGTCATAACGGAGACCAGGCTGGTATCTGGCTGGATGGCAGCCTCTAGTTCCTAAGAATGTAGGAGTAAGGAGTCTATATGATGCCAAGAGGCAGCTATACAAATAAGAATGAAGACAAACTTAAATCTAGAAAAGGGGCCTTTTACCATAACCCTATCTAAATGTTTAAGTAACAGAGGTATGGAGTGTAGctcagcgcttgcctagcacgtgtGAGGCACTGAGCTCAATCCCTAGTACTGCCGTTTAAAAACAGTAACAACggacaaacaacaacaacgcaAGAGACTGTAGGCATGGCGCAGCGGCAGTGAGCATGGCCCGCTCGTCCCCAGGACCCGTAGCACATTATGGAGgatcacagctgtctgtaactctaagTCCAGGGTATAGGACACTTTTTGCTGGTCTCCATAGGTAccaggcacagacatacatgcaggcaaaactctcaaACACAAAAAATGAAAGTCATAAAAAAGGTCAGATATGGTAGCACATGTGGATAATCACAGATCTTAGGAGGTAGGGACACAAGAAGAACATgaattcaatgccagcctgggcaacatgagaccctagctcataaaaataaaaaacatacgggtgctgaagagatggctcacaggttaagagcactgtctgctcttccagaggtcctgagttcaattcccagcaccaccgTGGTGggtcatagccatctgtaatgagatctgatgcttcttctggtgtgtgtgaagacagcgacagtgtactcatatatataaataaatgtttaaaaaagaaatatgggctgaagagatggcctgGTGGTTAACAGCAATTGCTGCTGTGGTAGAAGCCCTGGGTTGGAGTCCCAACATCCACACTCATAACCACCTGCAACACCCAggtacacataaaacaaatctaaaaagagaaagaaatctctCTGGATAGGTATTGCATACCATGACTGTAATACCAATAGTTAACAGAttaaggaggatcaggagttcaaggtcattcaagTCAATATAGCCACTTCAGGTCAGCCTGAGATTCCTGACACACTGTTTCAAAGacgaaaatataaaacaaacaaacaagcaaataaataaacccaaaaagCTTACATGAGACCCAAAGTAGACCAAATAAACAAAGCCTGGTTTCAAGTTGCTACAAAACTACAGGAATAAGAGCAGTCAGACAGggacaagcacagaaacctaTACTCAAGTCTTTTCTTTTAGACAGGCACTCTGGAGTCCAGACTATCCCCAAACTCTGGTGAGCCTCTCATGTGAGCTCCCGGAGTCCTGAGTTTAGGAGTGAACCTCCCATATCTAGCCTACACTAACATGTTAGCTTTTGCAGCTCTGGGGATCAAGCCCACAGCCTGTGCATACTATTCAAGAATTccccgggctggagagacggctcagcggttaagagcactgactgctcttccagaggtcctgagttcaattcccagcaaccacatggaggctcacagccatccgtaatgggattcgatgccctcttctgatgtgaagacagtgacagtgtaccatATATATttaatctctaaaaaaaaaaaaaaaaaaaaaaggattttacCACTCCAGTCAGTTTGCTTCCTTCATAGGGTGATAAGAAACATCGatgtgggggaaaaaagagaccAGAGCTCTCTGGAATGTACGTCCCTCACTGCCTACACTCCTGTCCAGTAGCTCCCATACAAACAGGATCACCAGAAACACGGAGAGGCAAGTTTTCCACGAAGAAGAACAGTGCACACATAAAGAACATAATCTTCTGTCAGGCCTGATTCATGCTCCACTCTTGCCACTGATCAACCTCTAGGCTCTACCCAAAGCTGGAGAGACAGGCTGATGGGATGGAGCAAGGCTCCTCCCAATCTGTGCCTCATGCCTGTGGCATGCCTACCTTTAAGTCAATGATCCCACTCTTCTGAACGGGGAGGTAAGTGACCCGAAAGCCCTCAGCTTCCAGGGAGCGGCACGAATCCAGCACGCACTTGTGTTCTGTCTGCGTGGTGACCAAGTGCTTTTTCCGTGACCTGTAGAACCTGGCCACTCCCTAAGAATTGATAATAATGTAATGAAAAAGAGGGTAGCATACTTGGAGGCGGCAATAACATGAATCCCACTGATGTGAGTGTACGCGCAGGACCGAACCTGGAGCCTCAAGCATGCTACAGACATTCCAAGGCACAGACCAAGGCTCCACTCATGTGTGTGAGACTTTTAACATCAGGAGAAATTATAAAGGTAGGCTAAGAAACACGGAAATATCCGGAATTTCAGATGAACATTTATGTTATTAAAAggtcaaacaaaaaaacaaacaaagcatcgCCGAGTACAGTCCACACACCTAGAGTCTGAGCATGAAAGGGCATCACAAGAAGACACCGCACACTGGGACCATTTTGGTTCTATAGCAGGCCACTCAGTGCTATTTAGTAAGGCCTTGTCTCCAGTCAAAGGAACAAAAGGAacggagggaaaagggaaggaaggaaaccaaTGT
This Rattus norvegicus strain BN/NHsdMcwi chromosome 3, GRCr8, whole genome shotgun sequence DNA region includes the following protein-coding sequences:
- the Nfs1 gene encoding cysteine desulfurase isoform X1; translation: MVGSVAGNMLLRAAWRRASLAATSVALRRSSVPTRGLRLRVVDHAPHSAVPSEAEAVLRPLYMDVQATTPLDPRVLDAMLPYLVNYYGNPHSRTHAYGWESEAAMERARQVASLIGADPREIIFTSGATESNNIAIKGVARFYRSRKKHLVTTQTEHKCVLDSCRSLEAEGFRVTYLPVQKSGIIDLKELEAAIQPDTSLVSVMTVNNEIGVKQPIAEIGQICSSRKLYFHTDAAQAVGKIPLDVNDMKIDLMSISGHKLYGPKGVGAIYIRRRPRVRVEALQSGGGQERGMRSGTVPTPLVVGLGAACELAQQEMEYDHKRISKLAERLIQKIMKNLPDVVMNGDPKQHYPGCINLSFAYVEGESLLMALKDVALSSGSACTSASLEPSYVLRAIGTDEDLAHSSIRFGIGRFTTEEEVDYTVQKCIHHVKRLREMSPLWEMVQDGIDLKSIKWTQH
- the Nfs1 gene encoding cysteine desulfurase; amino-acid sequence: MVGSVAGNMLLRAAWRRASLAATSVALRRSSVPTRGLRLRVVDHAPHSAVPSEAEAVLRPLYMDVQATTPLDPRVLDAMLPYLVNYYGNPHSRTHAYGWESEAAMERARQQVASLIGADPREIIFTSGATESNNIAIKGVARFYRSRKKHLVTTQTEHKCVLDSCRSLEAEGFRVTYLPVQKSGIIDLKELEAAIQPDTSLVSVMTVNNEIGVKQPIAEIGQICSSRKLYFHTDAAQAVGKIPLDVNDMKIDLMSISGHKLYGPKGVGAIYIRRRPRVRVEALQSGGGQERGMRSGTVPTPLVVGLGAACELAQQEMEYDHKRISKLAERLIQKIMKNLPDVVMNGDPKQHYPGCINLSFAYVEGESLLMALKDVALSSGSACTSASLEPSYVLRAIGTDEDLAHSSIRFGIGRFTTEEEVDYTVQKCIHHVKRLREMSPLWEMVQDGIDLKSIKWTQH